Proteins from a genomic interval of Paenibacillus sp. FSL R5-0623:
- a CDS encoding cytochrome P450, whose product MPVIDVNDPTTFYNENFFGNPYDVYRQLIQQGEIHKVNLYGGLWYIGGYETVNKYIADPRISHNTAQQYWAVQFSEQQLYGILEFIRLFSMWMSLQDGTSHIRYRKMLTQAFSVSVKNLAPYIMDLIDDSLDEMEGKEEVDLIRDYAYPLPTKVIMKLLGLPEEQYERVAECADSLVHLFGSMTVTYEDVTRAQNLLVLLTAYLTDVIEERRIHPQEDFITYLIEATDDDGVHLTIEEIHAQCAMLLFAGHETTRNLIGNGMFTLMKHPEQLQKLKDSPGLIKSTIQEVLRYESPAQITVRTALEDMEILDQQIKKGELIMFCFGSANHDPRKFTDPHLFDIERNEARNLAFGVGIHSCIGAQLAMMETEIAMSRLIARYPHMEWIQDEPEWLPNVGFRGLQRLLVRLNNR is encoded by the coding sequence ATGCCTGTCATTGATGTAAATGATCCAACCACATTCTATAATGAGAACTTCTTCGGTAATCCGTATGACGTGTATCGACAGCTGATTCAGCAAGGCGAAATTCACAAAGTGAATCTGTATGGAGGACTTTGGTACATCGGTGGATATGAAACCGTAAACAAGTACATTGCAGACCCACGCATTTCCCATAACACGGCACAACAATATTGGGCAGTCCAGTTTTCGGAGCAACAGCTCTATGGAATTCTGGAGTTTATTCGTCTGTTTTCAATGTGGATGTCCCTTCAGGATGGCACTTCTCACATCAGATATCGCAAAATGTTAACCCAGGCCTTCTCCGTGTCGGTCAAAAATCTGGCTCCCTACATTATGGATCTGATCGACGACTCTCTTGATGAAATGGAAGGAAAAGAAGAGGTGGATTTGATTCGGGATTATGCTTACCCGCTTCCCACCAAAGTCATTATGAAACTGCTGGGTCTGCCTGAGGAACAGTATGAACGTGTGGCCGAATGTGCAGATAGTCTCGTTCACTTGTTCGGTTCCATGACGGTTACATATGAGGATGTCACGCGTGCACAAAATCTTTTGGTTCTGTTGACTGCCTATTTGACAGATGTGATTGAAGAACGAAGAATACATCCTCAGGAAGATTTTATTACTTATCTTATAGAAGCAACTGATGATGATGGTGTGCACCTGACAATTGAAGAAATTCATGCGCAATGTGCCATGCTGCTCTTCGCAGGACATGAGACCACACGTAATCTGATTGGGAATGGCATGTTTACACTGATGAAACATCCGGAACAACTTCAAAAATTGAAAGACTCTCCAGGTCTGATTAAAAGCACCATTCAGGAAGTCCTTCGCTATGAAAGCCCTGCACAGATTACCGTAAGAACCGCCCTTGAAGACATGGAAATTCTGGATCAGCAGATTAAAAAGGGAGAATTGATCATGTTCTGCTTCGGTTCAGCCAATCATGATCCGCGAAAATTTACCGATCCTCATCTATTTGATATTGAACGCAATGAAGCGCGAAATCTGGCCTTTGGTGTAGGAATTCATTCTTGCATCGGTGCCCAGTTGGCGATGATGGAAACAGAGATTGCCATGAGCCGCTTAATCGCAAGGTATCCCCATATGGAATGGATTCAGGATGAGCCCGAATGGCTTCCCAATGTAGGCTTTCGTGGTCTTCAACGACTGCTTGTCCGCTTGAACAATAGATGA